One segment of bacterium DNA contains the following:
- the accC gene encoding acetyl-CoA carboxylase biotin carboxylase subunit, which produces MFRKILIANRGEIAVRIIRACRELGIRTVAIYSDVDAPSLHVRLADEAVCVGPAESARSYLSIPGIISAAEITGAEAIHPGYGFLAENVHFAEVCESCRIGFIGPSARAMKLMGDKSSARDLVRRAGMPLIPGSKAVIQSEAEGLAAIRAIGLPVMIKASAGGGGKGMRLVHHEEEFGSLFLQARTEAQAAFGVPDIYVEKYLEEPRHIEFQILCDSHGNAVHLGERDCSIQRRHQKLIEESPSTAVPPRLRREMGRTAVRIAERVGYTGAGTIEFLLDRKGNYYFMEMNTRIQVEHPVTELQTGVDLIKEQIRIAAGASLRYDPKTQFPEGHTIECRINAEDPERFTPCPGTITEYHAPGGPGIRVDSAAYAGWKVLPHYDSLVSKLLAHGHTREEAILRMLRALEEYRICGIKTTIPLHLRVLRDLDFIQGRFSTQFLDTFLRK; this is translated from the coding sequence ATGTTCCGCAAGATCCTGATCGCGAACCGCGGCGAGATCGCCGTCCGGATCATCCGCGCCTGCCGCGAGCTGGGCATCCGCACGGTCGCGATCTACTCGGACGTCGACGCACCGAGCCTGCACGTGCGCCTGGCGGATGAGGCCGTCTGCGTCGGTCCTGCCGAGAGCGCGCGCAGCTACCTCTCGATCCCGGGGATCATCAGCGCCGCGGAGATCACCGGGGCCGAGGCGATCCACCCCGGTTACGGCTTCCTCGCGGAGAACGTCCACTTCGCGGAGGTCTGCGAGAGCTGCCGCATCGGCTTCATCGGCCCGTCCGCGCGGGCGATGAAGCTCATGGGCGACAAGTCGAGCGCGCGCGATCTCGTGCGCCGCGCCGGCATGCCGCTGATCCCGGGGAGCAAGGCCGTGATCCAGAGCGAGGCGGAGGGCCTGGCGGCGATCCGCGCGATCGGCCTGCCCGTGATGATCAAGGCCAGCGCCGGCGGCGGCGGCAAGGGGATGCGCCTCGTCCACCACGAGGAGGAGTTCGGCAGCCTGTTCCTGCAGGCGCGCACCGAGGCGCAGGCGGCCTTTGGCGTGCCGGACATCTACGTCGAGAAGTACCTCGAGGAGCCGCGCCACATCGAGTTCCAGATCCTCTGCGACAGCCACGGCAACGCGGTGCACCTCGGCGAGCGCGACTGCTCGATCCAGCGGCGTCACCAGAAGCTGATCGAGGAGTCCCCGTCCACCGCGGTGCCCCCGCGGCTGCGGCGCGAGATGGGCCGCACCGCGGTGCGCATCGCCGAGCGCGTCGGCTACACGGGCGCCGGCACGATCGAGTTCCTTCTCGACCGCAAGGGCAACTACTACTTCATGGAGATGAACACGCGCATCCAGGTCGAGCACCCGGTCACCGAACTGCAGACCGGCGTCGACCTGATCAAGGAGCAGATCCGCATCGCCGCCGGCGCGAGCCTGCGCTACGACCCGAAGACGCAGTTCCCCGAGGGGCACACCATCGAGTGCCGCATCAACGCGGAGGACCCGGAGCGCTTCACGCCCTGCCCGGGGACGATCACCGAGTACCACGCGCCCGGCGGGCCCGGCATCCGCGTCGACAGCGCGGCCTACGCCGGGTGGAAGGTGCTGCCGCACTACGACTCGCTGGTGTCGAAGCTGCTCGCCCACGGCCACACGCGCGAGGAGGCGATCCTGCGCATGCTTCGCGCGCTCGAGGAGTACCGGATCTGCGGCATCAAGACGACGATCCCGCTGCACCTGCGGGTTCTGCGCGACCTGGACTTCATCCAGGGGCGCTTCTCGACGCAGTTCCTCGACACCTTCCTGCGCAAGTGA
- the thiE gene encoding thiamine phosphate synthase, whose product MGVAGAETRSVPAWEGLALAALAGGADAIQLRAKHLPDAQVIVLGRRLAAACRERGALFFVNDDAAAALACGADGVHVGPGDSAPDEARRLLGPRGLIGVSIYAAADVAAAEAAGAAYVAVGAVFPTATKKIAPVGLEGVRRLRAATPLPIVAIGGITAGNAASAIAAGADGVAVISAVSGAADPEAATRELRAVVAEALAARGA is encoded by the coding sequence GTGGGCGTTGCCGGCGCGGAAACTAGATCTGTCCCCGCTTGGGAGGGGCTGGCGCTCGCGGCTCTCGCCGGCGGCGCCGATGCGATCCAGCTGCGTGCCAAGCACCTCCCCGACGCCCAGGTGATCGTCCTCGGTCGGCGGCTCGCCGCCGCCTGCCGCGAGCGCGGCGCGCTCTTCTTCGTCAACGACGACGCGGCGGCGGCGCTCGCCTGCGGCGCGGACGGCGTCCACGTCGGCCCGGGCGACTCCGCGCCTGACGAGGCGCGGCGCCTGCTCGGGCCGCGCGGGCTCATCGGCGTGTCCATCTACGCGGCGGCGGACGTCGCGGCGGCCGAAGCGGCGGGCGCGGCCTACGTCGCCGTCGGGGCGGTGTTCCCGACGGCCACCAAGAAGATCGCGCCGGTCGGCCTCGAGGGGGTGCGCCGGCTGCGGGCGGCGACGCCGCTGCCGATCGTCGCCATCGGCGGGATCACGGCGGGGAACGCCGCGTCGGCGATCGCCGCGGGCGCGGACGGCGTCGCGGTGATCTCCGCGGTCAGCGGGGCGGCGGACCCCGAGGCGGCGACGCGGGAGCTGCGGGCGGTGGTGGCGGAAGCCCTCGCGGCCAGGGGCGCCTAG
- the gcvH gene encoding glycine cleavage system protein GcvH — protein sequence MQFPADLRYTKEHVWVRLEGAEAVVGITDHAQKELGDIVFVETPRPGATLTRGKPFGVVESVKSVSDLYAPLGGTVARVNEALASTPEIVNKDPYGAGWMIAVSSVDAAEVAGLMDVAAYETLVREVTGG from the coding sequence ATGCAGTTCCCGGCCGACCTCAGATACACGAAAGAGCACGTCTGGGTCCGCCTCGAGGGCGCGGAGGCGGTCGTCGGGATCACGGACCACGCGCAGAAGGAACTGGGGGACATCGTCTTCGTCGAGACCCCGCGGCCGGGCGCGACGCTGACGCGGGGCAAGCCGTTCGGCGTGGTCGAGTCCGTGAAGTCGGTGTCGGATCTCTACGCCCCGCTCGGCGGCACCGTCGCGCGCGTCAACGAGGCGCTGGCGTCGACGCCGGAGATCGTGAACAAGGACCCGTACGGCGCCGGCTGGATGATCGCGGTCTCGTCCGTCGACGCCGCGGAAGTCGCGGGCCTGATGGACGTGGCGGCCTACGAGACGCTGGTGAGGGAGGTCACAGGAGGTTGA